From a single Paenibacillus sp. FSL W8-0426 genomic region:
- a CDS encoding SMI1/KNR4 family protein, protein MVSKAETLWQRIFAKGANERPDFREALGLQQGASEEEFRDVETGLGFSLPEEMKDLYRVHNGQVREIGTECFVRNLTLSPLAEVLENWRFLQEEFEPDEMEAEADAEIKPMAWNPKWIPIASNGGGDYLCLDMDPSERGQTGQVLYFWHDWGRRAVEASGLFAFLELCLEEEERL, encoded by the coding sequence ATGGTCAGCAAAGCAGAAACGTTGTGGCAGCGCATATTTGCGAAAGGAGCAAACGAGCGTCCGGATTTCAGGGAGGCGTTGGGTTTGCAGCAGGGTGCAAGCGAAGAGGAGTTTCGCGATGTCGAGACCGGACTCGGCTTCTCCCTGCCTGAAGAAATGAAGGACCTTTATCGCGTGCACAATGGACAGGTACGGGAGATCGGGACGGAGTGTTTCGTCCGCAACCTGACCCTGTCCCCGCTCGCGGAGGTGCTGGAGAATTGGCGTTTCCTGCAGGAGGAGTTCGAACCGGATGAAATGGAAGCGGAGGCCGATGCCGAAATCAAACCGATGGCTTGGAATCCGAAATGGATTCCGATTGCCAGCAACGGCGGCGGGGATTACTTGTGTCTTGACATGGACCCGTCAGAACGTGGGCAGACGGGACAGGTGCTTTACTTTTGGCATGATTGGGGCAGGCGTGCGGTGGAGGCATCCGGATTGTTTGCATTTTTGGAATTGTGTCTGGAAGAGGAGGAGCGTTTATGA
- a CDS encoding TerD family protein, whose translation MIVQKGQKVELTKGRIFPELAIGLTWHTSGPSIDINASAFLLNHEGRCTRDDDMIFYNQQSGRQGAVRHSFGGDGQMERIHISFGKIPPDIDKIGITLTIHEGEINGKNFSMVRDASCLIYDPSNGEQIATFHFGDGLNLETAIVVGELYIHNGDWKFNAVGSGFHGGLAALVTNYGLALEDAAEEAAAAIEEPPMPLKLDLKKQESINIKKSEKVTATLEWKKDKDLDLYCFYVTKDNEIGKIYYRNLGSALEQPYIQLYGDALSHGKETIVIHRPEALKYILFAAYSALSNGIGSFKSMKVRAVVDNHQGQVVTTPLHQKSHLSYWVAIAHIDFTDSKQMRVSHVEQYSRKNVERSPLLYADGTFAMDVGPEEFK comes from the coding sequence ATGATTGTGCAAAAAGGACAAAAAGTGGAACTTACTAAAGGCAGGATATTTCCTGAATTGGCGATTGGGCTTACGTGGCATACGTCGGGACCATCCATCGATATCAACGCTTCAGCGTTTCTTCTTAATCATGAAGGGAGATGCACGAGAGACGATGATATGATTTTCTATAACCAACAATCGGGCAGGCAAGGAGCCGTTAGGCATAGTTTCGGTGGAGACGGGCAGATGGAACGCATTCATATTTCGTTTGGCAAAATCCCGCCCGACATCGATAAAATCGGAATCACGCTGACGATCCATGAAGGAGAAATCAACGGAAAAAATTTTTCCATGGTCCGGGACGCCTCATGCCTGATTTATGATCCTTCCAATGGCGAACAAATCGCTACATTTCATTTCGGAGACGGATTGAATCTGGAAACGGCCATCGTTGTGGGCGAACTGTACATTCATAACGGGGACTGGAAATTCAATGCCGTCGGGAGCGGGTTTCATGGCGGACTTGCCGCACTCGTCACCAATTACGGCCTTGCACTGGAGGATGCCGCCGAAGAAGCTGCTGCCGCAATAGAAGAACCGCCCATGCCATTGAAGCTGGACCTTAAAAAGCAAGAAAGCATCAACATTAAGAAGTCTGAAAAAGTTACCGCCACGTTAGAATGGAAAAAAGACAAGGATCTGGATCTCTATTGCTTCTATGTGACGAAGGACAACGAGATCGGAAAAATTTATTATCGCAACCTGGGATCCGCTCTTGAACAACCCTACATACAGTTATACGGGGATGCATTATCCCATGGCAAAGAAACCATCGTCATCCATCGCCCCGAGGCATTGAAATACATTCTGTTTGCGGCATACAGCGCGCTCAGCAACGGGATTGGAAGTTTCAAATCCATGAAGGTCCGAGCAGTGGTCGACAATCATCAGGGGCAAGTTGTGACCACGCCGCTGCACCAGAAAAGCCATCTTTCATATTGGGTAGCGATTGCTCACATCGATTTTACCGATTCTAAGCAAATGCGCGTCTCACACGTAGAGCAATACTCTCGCAAAAACGTTGAACGCAGTCCGTTATTGTATGCTGATGGTACCTTTGCGATGGATGTCGGTCCGGAAGAGTTTAAGTAA
- a CDS encoding glycoside hydrolase family 88 protein — MDHVKTAQASRAQTIAEMILGQCNDRGEHEYILKRWAYVPGMLLMAMGRAGEQLGAAEYVRFVKRHMDAFVNEDGSIRTYSLEEYNLDQINQGKNLFPLLRQTGDERYAKAAHLLANQLISQPRTSEGGFWHKKVYPFQMWLDGLYMASPFLAEYAKVFARPELMDEVAHQLELIERKNRDPRTGLLYHGWDESREQEWADSLTGLSSHFWSRAMGWYAMALVDSLEHFPVTHPRRGTLVGIFHRMCHALLRVQDEATGLWYQVLDEAKRPGNYVEASGSCMFVYALAKGIRLGYLEKSFAAGMLRGYEGIGTHLVSEDEQGLHLHSICNGAGLSKDRNGSYDYYISEQVVADTPMGVAPYLLASLEVERYGSANAGSVSG, encoded by the coding sequence ATGGATCACGTGAAAACAGCACAGGCAAGCCGCGCACAAACCATTGCAGAAATGATTCTGGGACAGTGTAATGATCGGGGAGAACATGAATATATATTGAAACGATGGGCTTATGTGCCCGGCATGCTGCTCATGGCCATGGGACGTGCAGGCGAGCAGCTTGGAGCGGCCGAATATGTTCGCTTTGTAAAAAGGCATATGGACGCTTTTGTAAACGAGGATGGATCGATTCGCACGTATTCGTTGGAAGAGTACAATCTCGATCAGATCAATCAGGGCAAAAACCTGTTTCCGCTCCTCCGGCAGACGGGGGACGAACGTTATGCGAAGGCTGCCCATTTGCTGGCAAATCAGTTGATCAGTCAGCCCCGGACGTCGGAAGGCGGCTTCTGGCACAAAAAAGTGTATCCCTTTCAAATGTGGCTGGACGGCTTATACATGGCATCCCCGTTTCTGGCGGAATATGCGAAGGTATTTGCCCGTCCCGAGCTGATGGATGAGGTTGCTCACCAGCTTGAGCTGATCGAGCGCAAAAACCGCGATCCCCGGACCGGCCTGCTTTACCATGGATGGGACGAATCGCGGGAACAGGAGTGGGCCGATTCGTTGACCGGCCTGTCGTCGCACTTCTGGAGCCGGGCCATGGGATGGTATGCGATGGCGCTCGTGGACAGCCTGGAGCATTTCCCGGTCACTCATCCGCGGCGCGGCACGCTGGTAGGCATCTTCCACCGCATGTGCCATGCCTTGCTGCGCGTCCAGGACGAAGCCACGGGGCTGTGGTACCAGGTGCTGGATGAAGCGAAGCGCCCTGGCAACTATGTGGAAGCCTCGGGTTCCTGCATGTTCGTCTATGCACTAGCCAAAGGCATCAGGCTGGGGTATTTGGAGAAGTCTTTTGCCGCAGGCATGCTGCGCGGTTATGAAGGCATTGGAACACATCTGGTGTCAGAGGACGAACAAGGACTGCACTTGCATTCGATCTGCAATGGGGCCGGGTTAAGCAAGGATCGCAACGGCTCCTATGATTATTACATTTCGGAACAGGTCGTTGCCGATACACCGATGGGCGTAGCTCCCTATCTGCTGGCATCGTTGGAGGTGGAACGATACGGTTCCGCAAACGCCGGCTCTGTGTCCGGATAA
- a CDS encoding GDSL-type esterase/lipase family protein, translating to MVKSMQFNFTALPKKGYRSVVQEEQGVVPRYDDAAGYGFVERTCAQPPREVHIEQIVPVQEGCVILEERFADRNESTEKDFNHYGMCFRVKAEPGAYRIQVRTTSGLGDTMIAISGMHADGLLNADYWDAARLVPNRTRVFQDERLWSYDYVNGREFIDVEIEPRRLGCPVGIAELVLTPIPVYPRPESKLPALFTLGDSTVKSYIFMEAPMSGWGQVFDDLFDPRQVRVINYAMGGRSFKSAYTEGRFNDILLTGNAGDVVLIQFGHNDESRDENHRFGRGATEEMYRTYIREVYIPAIRSRQMIPMLVTPMSRVDGNAAPGHVYADSFRERQFPKIMRELAEQLNVPLIDLNRESVRYYNEIGVEGTTAVFMSIEAGETPGKTNDGSLANGHPARKIDGTHFKESLSKSFARIVAMCLARLAEQGQPDAARVASWLKPEVQAAIRNQDWSAVYPEMAVGAMTGRGAYYRNQIEKLVQLGVMKLDERSCFHPEALMKFGEFRHALSRLLDLAPDVLGRDVQAEGTLSRETMGCMLLDAFEAKFGAKVLPAYMTDYNGEAVPPDQPDYDAHLAPDERGIMYYPLVSFEQLQDTDEIDPALYDRVRKAYMLGLLRSEKDIERGRVWNGRELEPKAGVTREKAAKSLYYMWVLSQPINIENDLSRLKTKSAHWVG from the coding sequence ATGGTCAAAAGCATGCAGTTCAACTTCACGGCTTTGCCAAAAAAGGGGTATCGGTCCGTTGTGCAGGAAGAGCAGGGCGTCGTCCCGCGTTATGACGACGCCGCCGGATATGGTTTCGTGGAAAGAACCTGCGCCCAGCCGCCACGAGAGGTTCATATTGAACAGATCGTGCCGGTTCAAGAGGGGTGCGTCATCCTCGAGGAACGATTTGCGGATCGAAACGAATCCACGGAGAAGGATTTCAACCATTACGGCATGTGTTTCCGGGTCAAGGCCGAGCCTGGCGCATATCGGATACAGGTACGTACCACGTCCGGGCTTGGCGACACGATGATCGCGATCTCGGGCATGCATGCGGATGGCTTGCTGAATGCGGATTATTGGGATGCGGCACGGCTTGTACCCAATAGGACACGCGTTTTTCAGGACGAGCGGTTATGGAGTTACGACTATGTGAACGGACGCGAGTTTATCGACGTTGAAATCGAACCTCGCCGGTTGGGCTGTCCTGTAGGCATCGCCGAGCTGGTGCTGACGCCCATACCGGTCTACCCGCGCCCTGAAAGCAAGCTGCCTGCACTGTTTACGCTCGGGGACTCCACCGTGAAATCCTATATTTTCATGGAAGCGCCGATGAGCGGCTGGGGGCAGGTGTTCGATGATTTGTTCGACCCGAGGCAGGTGCGGGTGATCAACTATGCCATGGGCGGACGGTCCTTCAAAAGCGCTTATACGGAAGGGCGCTTCAACGATATTTTGCTGACGGGAAATGCAGGGGACGTCGTGTTGATCCAGTTCGGGCACAACGACGAATCGCGTGACGAGAACCACCGCTTTGGCAGAGGCGCGACGGAAGAAATGTACCGCACGTATATTCGCGAGGTGTACATTCCGGCGATCCGGTCCAGGCAGATGATCCCGATGCTGGTCACGCCAATGTCCCGGGTGGATGGGAATGCCGCGCCCGGGCATGTCTACGCGGACTCTTTCCGCGAGCGGCAATTTCCGAAGATCATGCGTGAACTGGCCGAACAGTTGAACGTGCCGCTGATCGATTTGAACCGGGAGAGCGTGCGGTACTATAACGAGATCGGTGTCGAAGGCACAACCGCCGTCTTCATGTCGATCGAAGCAGGGGAGACGCCGGGCAAAACCAATGACGGCAGTCTTGCGAACGGTCATCCGGCGCGCAAGATCGATGGCACGCATTTCAAAGAAAGCCTCTCCAAGTCGTTTGCCCGCATCGTGGCAATGTGTCTTGCGCGGCTTGCGGAGCAGGGGCAGCCTGATGCTGCCCGGGTTGCTTCGTGGCTGAAGCCGGAGGTGCAGGCAGCGATTCGGAATCAGGATTGGTCGGCCGTATATCCCGAGATGGCTGTCGGCGCCATGACAGGACGCGGGGCGTATTACCGGAATCAGATTGAGAAGCTGGTCCAGCTGGGCGTTATGAAGCTGGATGAACGATCCTGCTTTCACCCGGAAGCGTTGATGAAGTTTGGCGAATTTCGACATGCATTGTCCCGGTTATTGGATCTGGCCCCAGACGTATTAGGTCGGGACGTGCAGGCGGAAGGGACATTGTCCAGAGAGACCATGGGCTGCATGCTGTTGGATGCCTTTGAGGCAAAATTCGGTGCGAAGGTGCTCCCGGCTTACATGACCGACTATAACGGGGAAGCAGTTCCCCCGGACCAACCGGACTATGATGCTCATTTGGCGCCCGACGAACGAGGAATCATGTATTATCCGCTTGTGTCCTTTGAACAGCTGCAGGATACGGACGAGATCGACCCGGCTCTCTACGATCGGGTGAGGAAGGCGTACATGCTGGGATTGTTGCGCTCAGAGAAAGACATTGAACGGGGAAGAGTCTGGAACGGCCGGGAACTGGAACCCAAAGCAGGGGTCACCCGGGAGAAAGCGGCCAAATCGTTATACTATATGTGGGTGCTTTCCCAGCCGATAAATATCGAAAACGACCTTTCCCGGCTGAAGACCAAGTCGGCGCATTGGGTCGGTTAA
- a CDS encoding Ger(x)C family spore germination protein has translation MKKARLGMLLISALTGCILLAGCWSSSPIEERNLEAGIALDWISPDENGASSAVGKESNDSKQYIRRTVQFVLPEKGDNSGAASPGKTFYNEQETGNSNMEMTRESYLSNQSPAGFHLKTIVIGSKLLEQVPMNELLDFYLADNDIRLSLLLFTSTGTASDAFKETHSGQTPAFMLKDLFNNRSRSARMVKPVSLAKVIGPLKSGSSFILPNVIVTKQGVKLSGAGIIRGKTREYGGHLSEIDVEGLQWITGDLAGGIVRVAEPGSQRNFTYEIKSAKSEIKANVRGDELSFHVTLTSTGRISESFVHKENKGNNALLAKQADIVEERVIALAQQAVAKMKSLRAEAAGFGKTVRIQHPALWEQLKDDWDREFVAIPVTFSAKVHIEDYGASIMTVN, from the coding sequence ATGAAAAAAGCACGTCTCGGCATGCTGCTGATCAGCGCGCTCACAGGATGCATCCTGCTTGCGGGGTGCTGGAGCAGTTCACCGATTGAGGAGCGCAATCTCGAGGCCGGGATTGCGCTGGACTGGATTTCCCCGGACGAGAACGGCGCATCGTCAGCAGTGGGGAAGGAGAGCAATGACTCCAAACAATACATCCGGCGAACCGTGCAGTTTGTTTTGCCTGAGAAGGGGGATAATTCCGGTGCCGCTTCGCCGGGAAAAACGTTCTACAACGAACAGGAGACGGGAAATTCCAACATGGAAATGACCAGGGAAAGTTATCTCAGCAACCAGTCTCCGGCAGGCTTTCATCTGAAAACGATTGTCATCGGTTCGAAACTGCTGGAGCAGGTACCCATGAATGAGCTCTTGGACTTCTATCTGGCGGATAACGATATTCGATTGAGCTTGCTGCTTTTTACGAGCACGGGAACGGCCAGCGATGCGTTTAAAGAAACGCATTCCGGACAGACGCCGGCCTTCATGCTTAAGGACCTGTTCAACAACCGATCCCGCAGCGCCCGTATGGTCAAACCGGTTTCGCTCGCCAAAGTCATCGGTCCCTTGAAGTCGGGTTCAAGCTTCATCTTGCCCAATGTCATCGTCACGAAACAAGGTGTCAAGCTGTCCGGTGCGGGCATAATCCGTGGTAAAACGCGGGAATACGGCGGTCATTTAAGCGAAATCGATGTGGAGGGGCTGCAGTGGATCACCGGCGATCTGGCCGGAGGCATCGTGAGAGTCGCGGAGCCGGGTTCACAGCGAAATTTCACCTACGAAATCAAGTCTGCCAAAAGCGAAATCAAAGCCAACGTTCGGGGAGACGAGCTTTCGTTTCATGTCACGTTAACGTCGACCGGTCGAATCTCGGAAAGTTTTGTGCACAAAGAGAATAAGGGGAACAATGCATTGCTCGCCAAACAAGCCGATATCGTGGAGGAGCGGGTGATCGCGCTGGCACAGCAGGCCGTTGCCAAAATGAAATCGCTGCGGGCGGAAGCAGCCGGCTTCGGCAAAACCGTACGGATTCAGCATCCCGCCCTGTGGGAACAGCTCAAGGACGACTGGGACCGAGAGTTTGTTGCGATTCCCGTTACGTTTAGCGCGAAGGTTCATATTGAAGATTACGGGGCTTCGATCATGACGGTGAATTAA
- a CDS encoding glycoside hydrolase family 43 protein, producing MLRTFQNPVLPGFYPDPSAIRVGDDYYLVTSSFEYFPGVPLFHSKDLVHWRQLGHVLDRASQLNLDGILPSRGIWAPTIRYHDGVFYMITTYVDNDKKEHNFYVTTRDPAGDWSDPIWLEDAPGIDPSLFFDEDGRAYYTGNRVPPEGQDHPKHMDIWLQEIDLKQGRLIGEKESIWQGALKVAHAQEGPHLYRIGDWYYLLIAEGGTGHTHAVTIARSRSVRGPYEGHKANPILTHRHLGREYPIVNVGHGELVQTQHGDWWMFCLASRTAGGYYRNLGRETFLAPVVWEQEWPVVSPGAGRLELEVQAPDLPETVWPADPVRDEFDGSGLSLVWNFLRTPRGDFWSLAERPGYLRLRLKPETLSGQGNPAFVGRRQQHLSFRAAVQLEFKPGHEGETAGLALFHNGDHHFRCEIALERGERVLRLMERQGGRERRLAAAAWAADRIQLKVEAHHQDYRFDYREHDSAEWTPLCEHADGRLLSTDRAGGFTGTYIGLYACTQPGTDSTGNEALESAGRDDAFADFGWFEYEGLD from the coding sequence ATGTTGAGAACGTTTCAAAACCCGGTACTGCCCGGATTTTATCCCGACCCGTCGGCCATTCGCGTAGGCGATGACTATTATCTGGTGACATCCAGTTTCGAATATTTTCCGGGCGTGCCGCTGTTCCACAGCAAGGATCTGGTTCACTGGCGGCAGCTTGGGCATGTGCTCGACCGCGCCTCCCAGCTCAATCTGGACGGCATCCTGCCTTCGCGAGGCATCTGGGCTCCCACGATCCGGTATCATGATGGCGTATTTTACATGATCACGACTTATGTCGACAACGACAAAAAAGAACATAACTTTTACGTCACAACCAGGGACCCGGCCGGCGACTGGTCGGACCCCATTTGGCTGGAGGACGCACCGGGCATCGATCCCTCACTCTTCTTCGATGAGGACGGCCGTGCATATTATACGGGCAATCGCGTCCCGCCGGAAGGGCAGGACCATCCCAAACATATGGATATTTGGCTGCAGGAAATTGACCTGAAACAAGGACGGCTGATCGGCGAAAAAGAAAGCATCTGGCAAGGCGCGCTCAAAGTCGCGCATGCTCAGGAAGGGCCGCACTTGTACCGCATCGGGGATTGGTACTATCTCTTGATCGCTGAAGGCGGAACAGGGCATACGCACGCGGTAACGATTGCCCGCAGCCGCAGCGTGCGCGGTCCATATGAAGGCCACAAGGCTAACCCGATCCTGACCCATCGGCATCTCGGCCGGGAGTATCCCATCGTCAACGTGGGCCATGGCGAATTGGTCCAGACGCAGCATGGCGATTGGTGGATGTTCTGTCTTGCTTCCCGAACGGCGGGTGGATATTACCGCAATCTGGGCCGGGAAACGTTTCTGGCTCCGGTAGTGTGGGAACAGGAATGGCCTGTCGTCAGCCCGGGTGCGGGCAGGCTGGAACTGGAGGTTCAGGCGCCGGATTTGCCGGAAACGGTCTGGCCCGCCGATCCCGTCCGGGATGAGTTCGATGGAAGCGGTCTTTCCCTGGTCTGGAACTTCCTCCGTACGCCGCGCGGCGACTTTTGGAGCCTTGCCGAACGTCCCGGTTATCTGCGGTTGAGGCTGAAGCCAGAAACGCTTTCCGGACAGGGCAATCCGGCCTTCGTCGGACGCCGCCAGCAGCATCTGAGCTTCAGGGCAGCCGTGCAGTTGGAGTTTAAGCCCGGGCATGAAGGCGAAACGGCGGGGCTAGCGCTGTTTCATAACGGGGACCATCATTTTCGATGCGAGATCGCCTTGGAGCGGGGCGAGCGTGTACTGCGCCTGATGGAGCGCCAAGGCGGACGGGAGAGACGGCTGGCTGCGGCAGCATGGGCAGCCGATCGCATCCAACTGAAGGTAGAAGCGCATCATCAGGATTACCGTTTCGACTATCGCGAGCATGACTCGGCGGAATGGACGCCTTTGTGCGAACACGCAGACGGCAGGCTGCTCAGCACGGACCGGGCCGGGGGATTTACCGGCACGTACATCGGCCTGTATGCTTGCACGCAGCCGGGCACAGACTCGACCGGAAACGAGGCATTGGAGAGCGCTGGAAGGGATGATGCATTCGCTGACTTCGGCTGGTTCGAATACGAGGGGCTGGATTAG
- a CDS encoding purine-nucleoside phosphorylase produces MHQTSHIHEARDYILGKIGASRPVVGMILGSGLGALADEIENATVIPYASIPHFAQSEAVGHANELVIGELQGKTVVAMKGRLHYYEGFTLDEVTFPVRIMKALGVEKLIVTNACGAVNTGFAPGQLMLLTDHINLVANNPLIGPNNDELGVRFPDMSEVYSSELRHLALRVAEEQNISLQQGVYAWWTGPAYETPAEIRMIRTLGADAVGMSTVPEAIVATHGGMKVLGISCLTNMACGILDQPLSHDEVIEVAAQVKTTFIGLVKGVLKEM; encoded by the coding sequence ATGCATCAAACATCACATATTCATGAAGCGCGAGATTACATATTGGGCAAAATCGGCGCAAGCCGACCTGTTGTCGGCATGATTTTGGGCTCAGGCCTTGGGGCGCTGGCGGACGAGATCGAAAATGCAACGGTGATTCCGTATGCAAGCATTCCGCATTTTGCGCAATCCGAAGCCGTTGGCCATGCGAACGAACTCGTGATCGGTGAGCTGCAGGGCAAAACGGTTGTTGCGATGAAAGGGCGCCTTCACTATTATGAAGGATTTACGCTGGATGAAGTGACGTTCCCGGTTCGCATCATGAAGGCGCTGGGCGTGGAAAAGCTGATCGTTACCAACGCTTGCGGCGCGGTGAACACCGGCTTTGCGCCAGGTCAACTGATGCTGCTTACGGACCATATCAATTTGGTGGCCAACAATCCGCTCATCGGCCCGAACAATGATGAGCTTGGCGTTCGATTCCCCGACATGTCCGAGGTGTACAGCAGTGAACTGCGCCATCTGGCATTGCGGGTCGCCGAGGAACAAAATATCAGCCTGCAGCAAGGCGTGTATGCGTGGTGGACAGGACCAGCCTACGAAACGCCGGCCGAGATTCGCATGATTCGCACGCTGGGCGCGGATGCCGTCGGCATGTCCACCGTTCCGGAAGCAATCGTGGCGACCCATGGTGGCATGAAAGTGCTTGGCATTTCCTGCCTGACCAACATGGCGTGCGGCATTTTGGACCAGCCGCTGAGCCACGATGAGGTCATCGAAGTGGCTGCGCAGGTGAAAACGACGTTTATCGGTTTGGTCAAAGGCGTTTTAAAAGAAATGTAA
- a CDS encoding GerAB/ArcD/ProY family transporter codes for MSAGLPQSNQLTTLQAMGVIVCFIIGAELLILPRELAEAVGTPDAWMTVAVGGTYSFVNAWIIIKLSQRFPEMTFYEYVQEIAGSFVGKCIGLILILYYINVASFELRSMEEVTSFFLLEGTPGWAILALFIWTSLYLCMEGITTIGKVCQVIFPIIAFVMILIFSLGFHIFDVDNLRPVLAKGFMPVLHGMGSTTLTFSGSECLLFILCRMQNPKRATLIAGWGIGLAVVFYTTAVIICIGAFSIDGVLTRTWPFFDLARSVEVENLLLERFESLLLSIWIIQIFATFTIVFYCAALGLSQITKMPYKWSLYVIVPFICVLSQLPQNMNEVFAVGAFIGKANLILFSSFPIILLLLSVWRSKLS; via the coding sequence ATGTCAGCCGGGTTGCCTCAATCCAACCAGCTAACGACGTTACAAGCCATGGGTGTGATTGTTTGTTTCATCATTGGCGCGGAGCTGCTGATCTTGCCGAGGGAGTTGGCCGAGGCAGTCGGCACGCCCGATGCCTGGATGACGGTGGCTGTCGGAGGAACATACAGCTTTGTTAACGCATGGATCATCATCAAGCTGAGCCAGCGTTTTCCGGAAATGACCTTTTACGAATACGTGCAGGAAATTGCCGGTTCTTTCGTGGGCAAGTGCATCGGATTGATCTTGATTCTGTATTACATCAATGTGGCCAGTTTCGAACTGCGATCCATGGAAGAAGTCACTTCGTTCTTTCTGCTGGAAGGAACGCCAGGCTGGGCCATCTTGGCTTTGTTTATATGGACATCCCTGTACCTGTGTATGGAGGGAATAACCACGATCGGGAAAGTGTGTCAAGTGATCTTTCCGATCATCGCTTTCGTCATGATTCTGATTTTTTCGCTGGGTTTTCATATTTTCGATGTGGACAATCTTCGACCGGTGCTCGCCAAAGGGTTCATGCCTGTCCTGCATGGCATGGGATCGACCACGCTGACCTTCAGCGGGAGCGAATGTCTGTTGTTCATATTGTGCCGAATGCAAAACCCAAAGAGAGCGACGCTGATTGCCGGCTGGGGCATCGGGTTGGCTGTCGTATTTTATACGACGGCGGTGATCATTTGTATCGGCGCATTTTCGATTGATGGCGTCCTGACGCGGACCTGGCCTTTTTTTGATCTCGCGCGGAGCGTGGAGGTGGAGAACCTGTTGCTGGAACGCTTCGAATCCCTGTTGTTGTCCATCTGGATCATCCAGATTTTCGCCACGTTCACGATTGTGTTCTACTGTGCGGCTCTGGGGCTGTCCCAGATCACGAAAATGCCGTACAAATGGAGTCTGTATGTGATCGTGCCCTTCATCTGTGTGTTGTCCCAACTGCCTCAAAACATGAATGAAGTATTTGCTGTGGGAGCTTTTATTGGAAAAGCCAATTTGATCCTCTTTTCGAGTTTTCCGATCATCCTGCTCCTGCTTTCCGTTTGGAGGTCGAAACTGTCATGA